The Gadus chalcogrammus isolate NIFS_2021 chromosome 10, NIFS_Gcha_1.0, whole genome shotgun sequence genome contains a region encoding:
- the rbmx gene encoding RNA-binding motif protein, X chromosome — protein sequence MAEADRPGKLFIGGLNTETNEKALEQYFSKYGRIVEVLLMKDRETNKSRGFAFVTFESPADAKDAAREMNGKSLDGKPIKVEQATKSQFESGGRRGPPPPMHNRSRGPPRGPRGSRGAPSGMRGPPSRDYYDNPGNVDPFFKGMSSRGPPPLKRGPPVRNGGPPPKRSAPSPMSGDRDPYGPPPPRRDSMSRREDYPSPRDDHYNSKDSYSSRDYNSRDSRDYAPPSRDYSYREYSSSSNRDDYGSMSRGYNERDGYGGGREPRSYMERPSGGSYRDSYDGYGNSRSAPPSRGPPPSYGGSSRYDDYGSSSRDGYGSRDSYPSSRSEPYPPSRGERSMGRPERGPPPPVERGYPPRDSYAGSSRGAPRGARGGPRVDRGMARSRY from the exons ATGGCAGAGGCGGACAGACCGGGAAAACTGTTCATTGGTGGTCTCAACACCGAGACCAACGAGAAGGCCTTGGAGCAGTACTTCAGCAAATATGGCAGGATTGTTGAAG TTCTCTTGATGAAAGATCGTGAAACCAACAAATCAAGAGGTTTTGCTTTTGTTACATTCGAAAGTCCAGCCGACGCGAAGGATGCAGCACGTGAGATGAACGGCAAG tccCTCGATGGCAAGCCGATTAAGGTGGAGCAGGCAACAAAGTCTCAGTTTGAAAGTGGAGGCAGGCGTGGACCGCCACCACCCATGCACAACCGCAGCCGGGGTCCACCTAGAGGACCCAGAGGCTCCCGGGGAGCCCCCAGTGGCATGAGGGGCCCTCCTTCCAGAG ACTACTATGATAACCCTGGGAATGTAGACCCCTTCTTTAAAGGGATGTCATCCAgaggcccccctcccctcaagaGAGGGCCCCCAGTCCGCAACGGTGGCCCCCCACCCAAGAGGTCCGCACCGT CACCAATGTCGGGTGACCGGGATCCCTACGGGCCTCCACCCCCCCGCAGAGACTCCATGTCCAGGAGAGAAGACTACCCGTCGCCGAGAGATGACCACTACAATTCCAAGGACAG CTACTCCAGTAGGGACTACAACTCCAGGGATTCGAGGGACTATGCACCCCCGTCCAGAGATTATTCTTACAGAGAGTACTCCAGTTCCAGCAACAGAGATGACTACGGCTCAATGTCGAGGGGATACAA TGAGCGCGACGGCTATGGCGGAGGTCGGGAGCCCAGGAGCTACATGGAGCGCCCGAGTGGCGGCTCCTACCGAGACTCGTATGATGGTTACG GTAACTCTCGCAGTGCCCCACCCTCACGGGGCCCCCCGCCCTCCTATGGTGGAAGCAGTCGCTATGACGACTATGGCAGCAGTTCCCGAGACGGCTATGGCAGTCGTGACAGTTACCCGAGCAGTCGCAGCGAGCCCTATCCGCCTAGCCGCGGGGAGCGCAGCATGGGAAGGCCCGAGaggggcccccctcccccggtcgAGAGAGGCTACCCTCCTCGTGACTCGTACGCCGGCTCAAGTCGCGGAGCCCCCCGGGGGGCCCGCGGGGGCCCTCGGGTGGATAGAGGAATGGCCCGCAGCAGATACTGA